The Couchioplanes caeruleus sequence AGTTCGATGAAGGTGCGACGGGTGTCCGGCGGCACGTAGGCCAGGACAGCACTGTGAAAGATGATCAGAGTGGCATCGGTCGGCGCCTGGGCGGCCAGCGCCGGTAGGTCGGCGAGTAGATCGCCTTTGACCAGGTGCGGTGGATCCGCTCGGGCGATGCGTACGGCGGCTTGCAGCCGCTCGCGCCGCTGCTGCTGCTCCGGCCAGATCAGCGCGTCGAGCCAACGCACATCGTCGTCGTCGTTGACGTCGAGCGGGTTGAGGTCCAGGCCGGCGCGCCACACCACGGTGGGTACCGACGCCGGCCGTGGAACGTCGTCGCTGACGGCACAGGTCAGCCGCACTGGGCTGTCCGTCGGCCCGAGCACCCGGGGGTCCTCGCCGAAGCGGTACTGGTAGGCATCGGGATACAGGCACAGCCCGGCGGAAGCGCCCACTTCGAGCAGCGCGAGGGGCTGCGGCAGCCGCGCCAGAACCGGCAGCAGGGTGGC is a genomic window containing:
- a CDS encoding DUF2332 domain-containing protein, translated to MTTARWYQAFAVREARGQSPTYEALAMAVGADRCATLLPVLARLPQPLALLEVGASAGLCLYPDAYQYRFGEDPRVLGPTDSPVRLTCAVSDDVPRPASVPTVVWRAGLDLNPLDVNDDDDVRWLDALIWPEQQQRRERLQAAVRIARADPPHLVKGDLLADLPALAAQAPTDATLIIFHSAVLAYVPPDTRRTFIELVRGLRGHWISNEGVGVLPELGATVEIDSAGPARFLLALDGRAVARTGPHGQEIRWLAPHEASV